In Salinarimonas sp., a genomic segment contains:
- a CDS encoding glycerophosphodiester phosphodiesterase, with translation MRLAILFAAALAAFPAAAFDLQGHRGARGLAPENTLGGFEQALAIGVDTLELDLVMTADDVLVVHHDLTLNPDLARGPDGGYVVEETPIRALTLEEVKTFDVGRVRAGTDYARRFADQITRDGARIPTLAEVLERAAALGADHVRFNIETKIQPNRPDLSPSPDAFATAIADLVRAHGLVERVTVQSFDWRTLDALAAIAPEIARACLTAEGRWDTVQVGAPGPSPWLGGRDADDLGGDVPALVAQAGCAVWSPNHHDVDDARLAAAKEAGLAVIPWTVNELADMRRLVDMGVDGIITDYPNRLRALLVERGVETAPQVRVPTR, from the coding sequence GTGCGGCTCGCCATCCTATTCGCCGCGGCGCTCGCCGCTTTCCCGGCGGCGGCCTTCGACCTGCAGGGGCATCGCGGCGCCCGCGGGCTCGCGCCCGAGAACACGCTCGGCGGCTTCGAGCAGGCGCTCGCCATCGGGGTCGACACGCTCGAGCTCGACCTGGTGATGACGGCCGACGACGTTCTCGTCGTCCACCACGACCTCACGCTCAACCCCGATCTCGCGCGGGGGCCCGACGGCGGCTACGTCGTCGAGGAGACGCCGATCCGCGCGCTCACGCTCGAGGAGGTGAAGACCTTCGACGTCGGCCGCGTACGCGCGGGGACGGACTACGCCCGCCGCTTCGCCGACCAGATCACCCGCGACGGCGCCCGCATCCCGACGCTCGCGGAAGTGCTCGAGCGCGCGGCGGCGCTCGGCGCGGATCACGTGCGCTTCAACATCGAGACCAAGATCCAGCCGAATCGGCCGGATCTCTCGCCGAGCCCGGACGCCTTCGCGACGGCGATCGCGGATCTCGTGCGTGCGCACGGGCTGGTGGAGCGGGTGACCGTCCAGAGCTTCGACTGGCGCACCCTCGACGCGCTGGCCGCGATCGCGCCCGAGATCGCGCGGGCCTGCCTCACCGCCGAGGGGCGGTGGGACACGGTCCAGGTCGGCGCGCCCGGTCCGTCGCCCTGGCTCGGCGGGCGCGACGCGGACGATCTCGGCGGCGACGTGCCGGCGCTCGTCGCGCAGGCAGGCTGCGCGGTCTGGTCGCCGAACCATCACGACGTCGACGACGCGCGCCTCGCGGCGGCCAAGGAGGCCGGCCTCGCCGTGATCCCCTGGACGGTCAACGAGCTCGCCGACATGCGCCGCCTCGTCGACATGGGCGTCGACGGCATCATCACCGATTATCCCAACCGCCTGCGCGCGCTCCTGGTGGAGCGCGGCGTCGAGACGGCGCCGCAGGTGCGCGTGCCGACCCGGTGA
- a CDS encoding acyl-CoA synthetase has translation MQTIYDRDLDRNPANHQPLTPLGFLERSAAVFPDHVAIVHGRLRRTYAEFYARARRLASALAQRGIGRGDTVAAMLSNTPAMLEAHYGVPMTGGVLNTLNTRLDAAIIAFSLKHGEAKVLITDREFSKTIEAALAEIEHEILVIDYDDPEYDGPGERLGAMEYEAFLAQGDPDFAWAPPGDEWDAITLNYTSGTTGDPKGVVYHHRGAYLLATGNIVTCGMGKHPVYLWTLPMFHCNGWCFPWSISVVAGTHVCLRQVRAKPMYAAIADHGVTHLCGAPIVMATLLNAPDAEKRPLPHEVQFFTAAAPPPESVLAAMREAGFSVTHLYGLTETYGPSVINDWHADWDALEGAAYAQKKARQGVRYAALEGLDVLDPETMAPVPADGETMGEVMMRGNVVMKGYLKNPGATQKAFAGGWFHSGDLGVKHPDGYVQLKDRSKDIIISGGENISSIEVEDVLYKHPAVAACGVVAKPDEKWGETPCAFVELREGASATAEEIVAFCRERLAGYKCPRHVVFTEIPKTSTGKIQKFRLREMAREA, from the coding sequence ATGCAGACGATCTACGACCGGGATCTCGACCGCAATCCCGCGAACCACCAGCCGCTGACGCCGCTCGGCTTCCTGGAGCGCTCGGCCGCCGTCTTTCCCGACCACGTCGCCATCGTGCACGGGCGGCTGCGCCGGACCTACGCCGAGTTCTACGCCCGCGCGCGCCGCCTCGCCTCCGCTTTGGCGCAGCGCGGTATCGGGCGCGGGGACACGGTGGCGGCGATGCTGTCCAACACGCCGGCCATGCTGGAAGCGCATTACGGCGTGCCGATGACGGGCGGCGTGCTCAACACGCTCAACACCCGCCTCGACGCCGCGATCATCGCCTTCTCGCTCAAGCACGGCGAGGCCAAGGTGCTGATCACCGACCGGGAATTCTCGAAGACGATCGAGGCGGCGCTGGCCGAAATCGAGCACGAGATCCTGGTCATCGACTACGACGACCCGGAATACGACGGCCCGGGCGAGCGGCTCGGCGCGATGGAGTACGAGGCCTTCCTCGCGCAGGGCGACCCCGATTTCGCCTGGGCGCCGCCGGGCGACGAGTGGGACGCGATCACGCTGAACTACACGTCCGGCACGACGGGGGACCCGAAGGGCGTCGTCTACCACCATCGCGGGGCCTACCTGCTGGCGACGGGCAATATCGTCACCTGCGGCATGGGCAAGCACCCGGTGTATCTCTGGACCCTGCCGATGTTCCACTGCAACGGCTGGTGCTTCCCCTGGTCGATCTCGGTGGTGGCGGGCACGCATGTCTGCCTCAGGCAGGTGAGGGCGAAGCCCATGTACGCCGCGATCGCCGATCACGGCGTCACGCATCTGTGCGGCGCGCCGATCGTGATGGCGACGCTGCTCAACGCGCCGGACGCCGAGAAGCGGCCGCTGCCGCACGAGGTGCAGTTCTTCACCGCCGCCGCGCCGCCGCCCGAATCGGTGCTCGCCGCGATGCGCGAGGCGGGCTTTTCCGTGACGCACCTCTACGGCCTCACCGAGACCTACGGCCCCTCCGTCATCAACGACTGGCACGCGGACTGGGACGCGCTGGAGGGCGCCGCCTACGCGCAGAAGAAGGCGCGCCAGGGCGTGCGCTACGCCGCGCTGGAAGGCCTCGACGTGCTCGACCCCGAGACGATGGCGCCCGTCCCCGCCGACGGCGAGACGATGGGCGAGGTGATGATGCGCGGCAACGTCGTCATGAAGGGCTATCTCAAGAACCCGGGCGCCACGCAGAAGGCCTTCGCCGGCGGCTGGTTCCATTCCGGCGATCTCGGCGTCAAGCACCCGGACGGCTACGTCCAGCTCAAGGACCGCTCGAAGGACATCATCATCTCGGGCGGCGAGAACATCTCCTCGATCGAGGTCGAGGACGTGCTCTACAAGCACCCCGCGGTCGCCGCCTGCGGCGTCGTCGCCAAGCCCGACGAGAAATGGGGCGAGACGCCCTGCGCCTTCGTCGAGCTGCGCGAGGGCGCCTCCGCCACCGCGGAGGAGATCGTCGCCTTCTGCCGCGAGCGCCTCGCCGGCTACAAGTGCCCCCGCCACGTGGTCTTCACGGAGATCCCGAAGACCTCGACGGGGAAGATCCAGAAGTTCCGGCTGCGGGAGATGGCGAGGGAGGCTTGA